In Caldisericia bacterium, the DNA window AAGAATTATTGATGGAATGGAAGAGTTATTTAAACTAATTCATAAAGATGAATTATCTTTATTTTTTAGAGAGGAAGAAATGCCTTTCTCTCTTATAAAATAATGAAAAAGAAACTATTTGTTATTATAATTTTTGTTTTATTAATTCTCTCAATTTTTTTATCTCTATCTTTTGGTGCAAAAAGATATTCTTTTTTAGAAGTAATTAAATTTATATTAAATTCAAAAAAAGGAGATGAGCTTTTTTTAAAAATAAGATTACCCAGAGTACTATCTTCAGTTTTTGTTGGAGCTTCTCTTTCTATTGCAGGACTTTTATCTCAAACTTTATTTTATAATCCTCTTGCAGATCCTTTTTTATTTGGTATTTCTTCTGGTGCGAATTTTTTTGTGACTCTATCTCTTTTTTTAGGTTTAGATACATTATTTAGATATTCTTTATCTCTCTTTTCATTTTTAGGCGCTCTATTTTCTGTCTCAATAATCTATCTTATTAGTAAAATAAAGGGAAAAATCACCCCTCTAAATCTCCTTCTTTCAGGTGTTGCAATTAACTATCTTTTTTCTTCTCTTTCAACTTTCATGATTTTATGGGGAAGAGATATATTAAATAAATCAGTTTTTTGGACATTATCTGGACTTTCAACAGTTGATACAAACAAACTTATATTTTTAATTTCCATTTTTATTCCATCATTAATAATAACTATTTTTATTAGTTTCAACCTTGATGTTTATTCACTTGGAGAAGATGAAGCAAAAACTCTTGGTGTTAATTTAGACTCTTTAAAAACAATTACATTAATTTTGATTGCAATCTTAACTGGGATTAGTGTATATGTATCTGGAATAATTGGTTTTATAGGTCTTATGGTTCCAAATGTTTTAAGAGAAATTTTTGGTCTTAAACACTTAAAACTTATTCTTCTTTCAATAATTTTTGGAGGGTTTCTTTTAACTATCTCAGATTTCTTTGGAAGATCAATTTTTTACCCATCAGAAATTCCAATAGCAACAATAACTTCATTTTTAGGGGTTCCTTTCTTTTTATATGTTTTGTGGAAAGAAAAGGTCTTTTAATGAGAGAAAACTATCTTGAAATAAAAGAAATTTATTTTTCTTATAAGGATAAAAATATATTAAATGATATAAATATATCAATTTATAGGGGAGAAAGTGTTTCTATTTTTGGACCAAATGGAAGCGGAAAGACTACTCTTTTAAAAATAATTTTAGGAATTTTAAAACCACAAAAAGGTGCTGTTTTTTATATGCAAAAAAATATTTTTAAAATGAGTGATAAAGAAAGAGGAAGAATATTTTCATATGTTCCTCAAAAATCTAATATAATCTTCCCATTAACTACTTTTGATTATCTTTTACTTGGAAGAGCACCATTTATAGATGGATTCGTTAAAAAGGA includes these proteins:
- a CDS encoding iron ABC transporter permease, which encodes MKKKLFVIIIFVLLILSIFLSLSFGAKRYSFLEVIKFILNSKKGDELFLKIRLPRVLSSVFVGASLSIAGLLSQTLFYNPLADPFLFGISSGANFFVTLSLFLGLDTLFRYSLSLFSFLGALFSVSIIYLISKIKGKITPLNLLLSGVAINYLFSSLSTFMILWGRDILNKSVFWTLSGLSTVDTNKLIFLISIFIPSLIITIFISFNLDVYSLGEDEAKTLGVNLDSLKTITLILIAILTGISVYVSGIIGFIGLMVPNVLREIFGLKHLKLILLSIIFGGFLLTISDFFGRSIFYPSEIPIATITSFLGVPFFLYVLWKEKVF